The DNA sequence GGCGAAGGCACGCGGAAGAACTGGCGAGCGCCGGCGGAGACCCCGGCTCGGGAGGGGGTCGCCGGCTGCAGGCCTTcgccccccgccccgcctgcCGCTTCcggcgccccggccccgccccacGCCGGCGGTGCCACATCCTCCGGTGACGTCAGCCTGCGCCGCCATATTGGAAAGGcgccgccgctgctgccgccgccgccgccgccgtctAGAAGCTCGGGCTGCCTTAGGGGCCGCGGTCGCAGCAAAGAAGGGTCCCTCCGGCGCCCGGCTCGCCCGCCTCGCCGCCGCCCGCCTCCCCATGCCTGCCCCCGGCCCCGCTGCCGACAGCGCCCGGATTTAACACGGAAGCCCGCGTCCGGGGCCGAGGAGGGAGACCCGGTAGGTCCCGCGTCCCTCTCGGCCCGGCGCGGCGCCTCGGCCGGAGCCATGACCTCGCTGACCCAGCGCAGCTCGGGCCTGGTGCAGCGGCGCACCGAGGCCTCCCGCAGCGCCGCCGACAAGgagcgggcggcgggcggcggcggcggcggcggcgaggacGACGCGCAGAGCCGCCGTGACGAGCAGGACGACGACGACAAGGGCGACTCCAAGGAAACGCGGCTGACCCTGATGGAGGAGGTGCTCCTACTGGGCCTCAAGGACCGAGAGGTGCgggcgcggcgggcgggcggggcgggggtggcgGGAGCCCGGCCTCGGCTCCTCGCGCCCGGCCTCCAAGGATCCGAGCTCCGCGCGCGGCCGGCCCGGCGCGTCCAGGTCCTCCCGCCCGGGTGCTCGGATGTGTCCTCTCACCTTTCACAGTCACTCCTTTCCTTTGGACTCCCGGGCAGTCTGCTCCCTGCTCGCTGTTCCTGCGCGTTTGACCTGTGTAGACCGCAGGGTACCGTTCCCACCTGGAGCCTGCCCGTTAGAGTACATTCCCTGGAGCCACCAGCGCCCTGAGCTCCTGGCTTCTGCAGGTTTGAGGACCTGGGAAGGCTCTACGGATCTGATTCTTGAGGGCTTTAAAGGAAAAACTTAAGGTGTACTGTTTGGAACTTTGAAAAATTTCAGTGCCGTGGTATTTGAGGCAAAAGTTTTACTGATCAAAGTGAAACAAAATTCTTATGAAACCTCCTGGAAAATGACTTTCTAGGCAAACTTGCTTTGGGTGAGAGATTGTTTTTAGAATCGGTTTGTATTTTATCAGTTGGCTCTTCCCGAGAAAGTCTGGCCATCTTAAGGAAGGGTTTTTCGAGGGATGCTTGAAATGCTAGGTTTGTGATTTCGTGAAAGGCCTCACAGCTTTAGATGGGTTAAAGTTGGGATAGCTGTTCTTTGTGTTCTGACTTTGAAAACGATTATTTTCACCCCAATGTCTTGTGAGAGTTTTCACACATAGAGAAGTTGAAAACAAAAGCTACCGTGGACCACAATGTACTCACCTCCTAGGttctataattaatattttgctgTAGTTGCTTTAGCACTTATCTGTCCAGCtacaaaaatgattatttttaaagacagactTGTGGACAGTCATAAAGATGGATGGATATTCTGTAAATCAGGTACGGTGAGGTGGTTTTGGAACTTGTTATCCTAGCGTGGAAAGTACAGACAGTACATTTTGAGTCAGACACAGAAATCTCAGTGTTATTTGTCTTGATTTTTAGGAGGGCTTTCCCAACTCATGAAGGTGGGCAAAAAACATTTCATCCTCGTGAAACAACTGATCTTACTTATTTCACTGAAACTTGTCAGATATTAAAGTTTTTCTTGATTAGAAATGTCTAGAGCATTTGCAATATCTGGGTTTCCCATTTGTTCAGATTTTAATAATGATCACTTTGAAAAAAGTGTAGGTCCCTCTGGCCTTGAGAGGGGCCCATTATCTGTCTATTAAATATTGAGTTATGATGAAAGCAGGCTGTATGTGAAATTACTTTTTGTTCTTTGGATGAAAAAGCAAACTAGATGTATAGTGTCTTAGAAATGTGGCTTTAGAAAgatttcatttgcctttttaGGCTTCACTATTTAGAATCTTGGtagtaaacatttttctttaagtccttatttttctcctttggggCAAAAGTTAcgttttagaaaattaaaaaaagaaggaaaatgaagaaaacaagtcATTCGTGTTCTTGAGTGAACATTTTGGCTTATAGTTTTGAGACTTTTCTATATGGATATGTACTGTGtgtaaaactaaaacttaaaAACCAAACAGAACCTAAAACTAAAACTAGCTTTTGGCTTTCTGAGTCACACTAAGTGAGGAATTATTGTGAGAAAGTACCTTTTTGCTTTTCCAAGTATGTGTTTACGTTAAAGCATATTAACGTGGTATTTTTCTGTGATTGGTTTTCTTGAAGATAATCTAaagaatttatttgttgaagCTTAATGGTACTTACAAAGTTCAGACAATTTAAGATTTTTTGGTGGCAGATAATTGAAGCCAtctgttgtatttattttgtgtcaTGGTTCACTATACTTGGCCATGTCATATCCAAGGTCCAGACACTAGCTAATTCTAAGCAATTTTTGCTGATTTCAGCAACCAcatagagaaatttttttttcctccttttgcaaGCAATTCAGGGAGTTGGAGTAGAGAGGGGTGAAGTTGAGATTTTGTACTGCTTTAGATTTTGGTTTTAGGGATTAGCCTATATATGTTTTCCTGTCCTTAAACATCTTAACAACCAGCCTGTCAGCTCATccattcttgtttttctccttggcAGGTTTCCCTCCCCTGTCTTCAACTAATATCACTTTTTTCAGGGGCAGGAATTACTTTCTTACCTAGAGTCTGGGCATTTAGGCTTGTTAATAGTAGATTTTAACTTAATTTGCTATTAAGTAGTTCTAAACTTTAGCTGTAATATGTAGCTTAAAAAATTCACtgctttaactttttattattttaacttagCGTTCATATTTGTAATATCTgggtacttttaaaatatttaaaagctaaaCTTTAAGGTTAGGTAGGTCATTAATGATggacacattttatatatatgtgtgaacTAACCTTATTtgaaatcaaaacaagaaaaaattttaagatattgtgaaatggtgaaattaattttactgtgattttttgaaaaagctgagactatggttttttaaaaatattttttgttgagtAGTAAACCTGAAGAAAAGTGCACATATCAGTgtggtgaattttcacaaactgaacacacttGTGAAATCAGCGCCTCGAGCCGGAAACAAATGGCCAGCTCTCCCGAAGCCCCGCTTGATCTCCTTGCCAGTCACTGCCCAGTCCTTGAGGACCAGCTTGACTTCAGAATTCGGCATAGAataattttgcccatttttgtacTTTCATTTGTGTCTTGCTTTTGTTCAGCATTGTTTgtgaggttcatccatattgtgtgAAGTTGTCATTCGTTCATTCTTACTGTCTTATCAACCTGCTtacttttgaagaagattagccctgagctaacatctgccgccaatcctcctcttttttgctgaggaagtctggccctgagctaacatccatgcccatcttcctctactttatctgtgggatgcctgccacagcatggcttgataagcagtgtgtaggtctaacctgggatccaaaccagcaaaccctgggccgccgaaggggaacgtgcaaacttaagcgctgtgccacagggctggcccatatttatttatttattcagaaaagattttatttttccttttactctccaaagccccccaatacgtagttgcatatatattttagctatgggtccttctagttgtggtacttgggacgctgcctcagcatggcctgatgagcggtgccatgtccacgcccaggatccgaactgacgaaacactgggctgctgaagcagagcgctagaactcaaccatttggccatggggctggcccctatttatttttttaagattggcacctgagctaacatctgttgccaatcttttttttaaaatttattttatttttgttctccccaaagggCCCcacagtgcatagttgtatattctagttgtaggtccttctggctctgctgtgtgggacgctgcctcagcatggcttgatgagcagtgccatgtccacgtccaggatccaaaccagtgaaaccctgtgctgctgaagcagaacgcatgaacttaatctcttggctgtggggctggccgctcttactgtgcctaatttataaattgaacTTAATTAGAGGTATGTATGTACAGTTGTCCCTCGGTATCTGAGAGGGATTGGTTTCAAGACTCTCCGAATCTGCCAGATGCTCaagtcccacatagaaaatgatgtagtatttgcatataacctacgcaCATCCTCCTGTATGCTTTAGATCATCTccagattacttataatacctaatacaatgtaaatgctttGTAAGTAATTAGTACAGTGTATTGTTTAGgggaaaatgacaagaaaaaaaggctATACCTGTTGAGTACAGTCAGCCATCATAGGCCTCTTGATCTGCAGttgttgaatctgtggatgcGGAACCTTTGGATGTGGGGGGGCCTGACTGTATGGGAAagaacatagtatatatagagttCAGTACTGTtaggtttcaggcatccactgggggtcttggaatgtatcccctgaggataaggggggactactgtagtgTCACTGTGGATCAGACTGTTTTCTGACATGGTTCTTTGAGCTTTTTTCTCCCTAGCCTGTTGGTGCTGTCTTTTCCATCCTGATTTTTGAGGCACTTCAATTTTGTAAGCTTCAAGAGCTGTCAGGTAAAGTCCCTTTTTAAAGATAGTTGGAGTTGCTTACTAATGTTTCTAATGCTTATAGATAAGAACCTCAATGCAATAATTTCActgtgtattttgaaaaataagtgcATGCTTGAGCTGCATAATACACACTTAGGATAAAATAGTTAAGTTTAACTAAAATGATggaactgactttttttttttgctgaggaagattagccttgaatgaacatctgtgctggtcttcctctacttttttatgtgggttgctgccccAGCTTGGTGTAGGTcaatgcccaggatctgaacccatgaacctgggccgctgaagcagaacacactgaacttaaacactatgacggggctggccctggaactGACTTTTACGTGGCTTTTAAACTAGCTCCGAAGATTGATCCCAAAGATGTGTTCCATTTTCGGAATAAGTTTCCCAAGGTTACTACTTTGAAATACAATGCTTATCAAGATGTATAActtcattttttcaaaagttcTCTTTTCTATACATGCAGCAGAATGCATCATCTCTGGATATCAAATCTATTAAtgagggaccggccccgtggccaagtggttaagttctcacgctccgctttggcggcctagggttttgccagttcaaatcctgggcgcagacatggcaccactcatcaagccgtgctgaggtggcgtcccacatgccacaactaggacccacaactaaaaatatatacaactatgtatgggggggctttgaggagaaaaaaggaaaaataaaatctttaaaaaaaaaatctattaatgaaaaattcactCAACATTCAAAATTTCGAGATGTGCTAAGCTTTTAGTAATTTAAAGTACAGTAAAGGCTTCTGAGTTTTGGAATTTTGTGATTCCTTTACTAATACAAATAATAttccctttatattttttaaagatttgatttttcttttttttttttttttggaggaacattagccctgagctaacatctgctgccaatcctcctctttttgctgaggaagactggccctgagctaacatctgtgctcgtCTTCCTTCACtctatatgtaggacgcctaccacagcatggcttgccaagtggtgccatgtcctcacccaggatcctaaccgttgaaccctgggccactgaagcagaacgtgtgaacttaaccactgcgccaccaggccggccctcaagtgtatttttttttttaagattttatttttcctttttctccccaaagccccccggtgcatggttgtatatttttagttgtgggtccttctagttgtggcatgtgggatgccgcctcaaggtggcctgacgagtggtgccatgtctgtttccaggatctgaactggtgaaaccctgggctgccaaagcggagtgcgcaaacttaaccacttggccacagggccggcccccctcaAGTGTATTTTTGAGAGTAGGCACACAAGTATGAAATACGTAGGATCTCAAAAATTAGTTTTGGGGGTTCATTAAACTGTTTGTACCTTTTAAACAAGATTTTATACTATTGAAATCACTTCAGTGCGTTGGGTTTCTTTCACAGCGTGgtcaaaatatttgctgatttatCTTTGTCATgctaatatttgatatttattaattttaaggtATCTGAGTGTTCCTCTGTGGGTCATTTGAGATTAtcttttagaattatattttgaaattactttaatcaaattttgaaatatttagggaatttttctgacatttaaagaaagaaattattatagTAAGTGTCAGCTTATATGTGAGTCTTAAAACCCCTAAATGCATCATGCTTGACTTGTTATGTCGTGTTAAATTTTAAGCCCAACTCTCCTTTATGACCAGGCAAACTTTCCCTGCTTTCTATCAGCATAACTTTTCTGCTATTAATCAGGATAAATGATATCATTCAAAGTTGCTATAGTCTTTGTTTAGGGAGTTTTGTTTTCACGCGAGCCTCCTTTTGAAGCAGCACAGAGAGACTGTGCTTGTCCCCATGTTTCTTCCAGTTAGTAAGTGTAGTGACAAGTGCCAAAGGTGAGAACCCTGCTTCATTTTGAAATTGATGTTTGTGGCTTTAGCTTTCTCTAGTCAAAGCTTGAAAGACTGCAACCTGTTTGAGTAGCATTGCACAGTATTGTAATGTACTCTAGAAAATATTGAGGCTTTAATTTAGGTATTACAGGTATATATAGAAAATAGGCCCTTTCTCAGTTGTTTGGTAAACCTCTGATCTGCAAGAATACGATTGATATTAAAGTACATTACATTACCAGAAGGAATGCTTCTGgtagatatattttgaagcttaaaaacacattttaagggccagccatgtggcctagtggttaagtttgcatgctctgctttggtggccccgggttcactggtttggatcccgggtgcagacctccacaccgctcatcaaaccatgttgtggcaggtgtcccacatataaaatagacgatgatggacatggatgttagctgagggccagtcttcctcaggaaaaaaagagaaggattggtggcagatgttagctccaggctaatcttccttaaaaaaaccaaaccaaaacaaaagaaaaaatgtattttaagcttaaattaaaaatttaatttttaagcttaataaattatatttggttttcatattcttttattgGAGAAGTTCTTAAATTGGAGTCAACAGATGGAGTTTAGAAACTCTGTGAATGCTCTGCAATTGTGTGTGTTGTATTTTCCTGGAGAAAGAGGACATGGCTTTCATCAAATA is a window from the Equus quagga isolate Etosha38 chromosome 9, UCLA_HA_Equagga_1.0, whole genome shotgun sequence genome containing:
- the GOLPH3 gene encoding Golgi phosphoprotein 3 isoform X3, with the protein product MCSSLSFHAVIHLGNTQSPLSRHRNAAAPSEGAQSPAPAPRMPGSGVLTTQLEAERGPPSRGHGCPDSWRPRQSLAAARVWRCEWGADGGRTRHQREGGGTGGEGTRKNWRAPAETPAREGVAGCRPSPPAPPAASGAPAPPHAGGATSSGDVSLRRHIGKAPPLLPPPPPPSRSSGCLRGRGRSKEGSLRRPARPPRRRPPPHACPRPRCRQRPDLTRKPASGAEEGDPVGPASLSARRGASAGAMTSLTQRSSGLVQRRTEASRSAADKERAAGGGGGGGEDDAQSRRDEQDDDDKGDSKETRLTLMEEVLLLGLKDREGYTSFWNDCISSGLRGCMLIELALRGRLQLEACGMRRKSLLTRKVICKSDAPTGDVLLDEALKHVKETQPPETVQNWIELLSAYSCLEEKHLDLVRDW